From Mustela nigripes isolate SB6536 chromosome 13, MUSNIG.SB6536, whole genome shotgun sequence, one genomic window encodes:
- the UBAP1L gene encoding ubiquitin-associated protein 1-like: protein MNALDGIPFKVPNGFVIGTKSLPGPELSIPACRELLLGSMHNFSLERRVLFWVEAVIRGPCPVQCDALGMASAPPAWLLLVGSEPEPVPPPAADTCPEARPQLQLDQEEEKEEEVKEEEEEELEENQEEAHVEEEAASANEEEPGSCSPLSSSPASAGPGHSRCSLDLLRGVKSELAGARRRLSEGRLSVRPRALLHRIRHRALSLCPSPAPSPGPVLPAGPAPTLPNAPAPPPRPSTAGAMPPLRSHKPTVASLSPYTCLPPLGGVPQHLSTCRSHPTSADLLSALSQEEQDLIAPVVALGYPLRRAITALQKTGRQSLSQFLSYLSACDRLLRQGYEEGLVEEAMEMFQFSESQAGEFLRLWEQFSAMGFQQDRIKEVLLVHGNRSEQALEELVACAQ, encoded by the exons ATGAATGCCCTTGACGGCATTCCCTTCAAGGTGCCCAATGGCTTTGTGATAGGCACAAAGTCCCTTCCTGGGCCAGAACTCAGCATCCCAGCCTGCAGGGAGCTTCTGCTGGGTTCTATG CACAACTTCAGCCTGGAGAGGAGGGTGCTCTTCTGGGTGGAGGCAGTCATCCGGGGACCCTGCCCCGTCCAATGCGACGCCCTGGGAATGGCATCGGCCCCTCCGGCCTGGCTCTTGCTGGTCGGCTCAGAACCTGAGCCAGTGCCCCCACCAGCTGCAGACACCTGCCCCGAGGCCAGACCCCAGCTGCAGCTAGatcaggaggaggagaaagaggaggaggtcaaggaagaggaggaggaggagttggaAGAGAACCAGGAGGAGGCCCACGTAGAGGAAGAAGCCGCCTCTGCCAACGAGGAAGAGCCAGGTTCCTGCAGCCCCCTGTCCAGCTCCCCCGCGAGCGCTGGCCCGGGCCATTCCCGGTGCTCGCTGGACTTGCTGCGTGGCGTGAAGTCGGAGCTGGCCGGGGCGCGGCGGCGGCTCTCAGAGGGCCGGCTGTCCGTTCGCCCCCGCGCCCTCCTGCACCGCATCCGCCACCGGGCGCTgagcctctgccccagccccgcGCCGAGTCCCGGCCCGGTGCTGCCCGCGGGCCCTGCGCCCACGCTCCCCAACGCCCCCGCGCCGCCCCCACGGCCCTCCACGGCTGGCGCCATGCCCCCGCTGCGGAGCCACAAGCCCACGGTCGCG TCCCTCAGCCCCTACACCTGCCTGCCGCCTCTTGGCGGCGTGCCTCAGCATCTCAGCACCTGCAGATCACACCCCACTTCTGCTGACCTGCTGTCTGCCCTGAGCCAGGAGGAGCAAGACCTCATCGCACCCGTAGTTGCCCTGGGGTATCCCCTGCGTAGGGCCATCACGGCTCTGCAGAAGACAGGGCGGCAGAGCCTGAGCCAG ttTCTCAGCTACCTTAGTGCCTGTGACCGGCTGCTGCGGCAAGGCTACGAGGAGGGGCTGGTGGAGGAGGCCATGGAGATGTTCCAGTTCTCCGAGAGCCAG gCAGGGGAGTTCCTGCGCCTCTGGGAACAATTCAGTGCCATGGGCTTCCAGCAGGACCGGATCAAGGAAGTGCTGCTGGTCCACGGCAACCGCAGTGAGCAAGCGCTGGAGGAGCTGGTGGCCTGTGCCCAGTGA